The following proteins come from a genomic window of Sphingomonas japonica:
- the egtD gene encoding L-histidine N(alpha)-methyltransferase produces the protein MLKAEAGDGQASLADPAFRHDVLTGLAARPRAIQARWFYDRRGSELFEDITRVEEYYPTRTEVAILDASAADIAARVGTGRAVIEFGSGSSMKTPRLLEAVAPAAYVPIDISGDFLRDAAAELATAFPGLPVLPVEANFMAPVPLPDAVADLPKLGFFPGSTIGNMTPFAGIDVLRAMRGSLGEGALLLIGIDRVKEVGVLEAAYDDAAGVTAAFNLNLLERINRELDGTIPVDAFEHRAVWNDDASRIEMHLAATRDVAFGVDGRDFAMAAGETIHTENSHKYDARAANTLLRGGGWTPVAQWTDPKNWFALILAEARPPAAAP, from the coding sequence ATGCTCAAGGCCGAAGCCGGGGACGGGCAGGCGTCGCTTGCCGATCCCGCATTCCGCCACGACGTGCTGACCGGACTGGCGGCGCGGCCGCGCGCCATCCAGGCACGGTGGTTCTACGACCGCCGCGGATCCGAATTGTTCGAGGACATCACCCGGGTCGAGGAATATTATCCGACCCGGACCGAGGTAGCGATCCTCGACGCGTCCGCCGCCGACATCGCCGCACGGGTTGGCACTGGGCGCGCGGTGATCGAATTCGGTTCGGGATCGTCGATGAAGACGCCGCGGCTGCTGGAGGCGGTCGCACCCGCCGCCTATGTGCCGATCGACATCTCGGGCGATTTCCTGCGCGATGCCGCCGCCGAGCTCGCGACCGCGTTTCCCGGCCTGCCGGTGCTGCCGGTCGAGGCCAATTTCATGGCGCCGGTGCCGCTGCCCGATGCGGTCGCCGACCTGCCCAAGCTGGGCTTCTTCCCCGGCTCGACGATCGGCAACATGACGCCGTTCGCCGGGATCGATGTGCTGCGCGCGATGCGCGGGTCGCTGGGCGAGGGCGCGTTGCTGCTGATCGGCATCGACCGGGTCAAGGAGGTCGGCGTGCTCGAGGCGGCCTATGACGATGCCGCCGGCGTGACCGCGGCTTTCAACCTCAACCTGCTCGAGCGGATCAATCGAGAGCTGGACGGCACCATTCCGGTCGATGCGTTCGAGCACCGCGCCGTGTGGAACGACGATGCCTCGCGGATCGAGATGCATCTGGCGGCCACGCGCGACGTCGCGTTCGGCGTCGATGGCCGCGATTTCGCGATGGCGGCGGGCGAGACGATCCACACCGAGAACAGCCACAAATATGATGCCCGCGCGGCGAACACGCTGCTGCGCGGCGGTGGCTGGACGCCGGTTGCGCAGTGGACCGACCCGAAGAACTGGTTCGCGCTGATCCTCGCCGAAGCCAGGCCGCCGGCTGCCGCGCCTTAA
- a CDS encoding DUF1176 domain-containing protein — MILIPLLLAAACSDRAPQDTAPPSNSSIQETALPPSSAAPPPDTSRPGAIDVFRDWVVGCDNVLDCKATVLGTEAGDFPLITLAVERKAGPLGPIRIGFSGRDGEVTPPFTVEVDGRVVASGGMTTPAGAYITGPDAQRIAAALVNGQQATLTAGAGTRETVSLAGASAALRYIDAEQGRAGTQSAIVARGPASATAAPAPALPVVQVPAIGGTPAAVTSELLASMRTQGDCEAYDDEYGAPRIHALSDVVTMVSLPCARGAYNAINAVFLIEDGEARPAPFDADPSMSPEDGAVPTITNGEFANGIFDSFAKGRGLGDCGIAQKFAWDGERFRLVEQSEMPECRGSSDTIPTFRAQVERTGGD; from the coding sequence ATGATCCTGATCCCGCTGCTTCTCGCCGCCGCCTGTTCCGACCGGGCGCCGCAAGACACCGCGCCCCCGTCCAATTCCTCGATCCAGGAGACCGCGCTGCCGCCCAGTTCGGCCGCTCCCCCGCCCGACACGTCGCGGCCCGGCGCGATCGACGTGTTCCGCGACTGGGTGGTCGGCTGCGACAATGTCCTCGACTGCAAGGCCACCGTGCTCGGGACGGAGGCGGGTGATTTTCCACTCATCACCCTTGCGGTCGAGCGCAAGGCCGGCCCGCTCGGCCCGATCCGCATCGGCTTTTCCGGACGCGACGGTGAAGTGACGCCGCCGTTCACCGTCGAGGTCGACGGCCGCGTGGTCGCGAGCGGCGGGATGACCACCCCGGCGGGCGCCTATATCACCGGCCCCGACGCGCAGCGGATCGCGGCGGCGCTGGTCAACGGGCAGCAGGCGACCCTGACCGCGGGCGCGGGTACGCGCGAGACCGTGTCACTGGCAGGAGCCTCGGCGGCGCTGCGCTATATCGACGCCGAGCAAGGTCGCGCAGGCACACAAAGCGCGATCGTCGCGCGCGGTCCGGCATCCGCCACTGCCGCTCCCGCACCGGCGCTGCCGGTCGTTCAGGTTCCGGCGATCGGTGGAACCCCCGCGGCAGTGACATCCGAGCTGCTGGCGTCGATGCGCACGCAGGGTGACTGCGAAGCCTATGACGACGAATATGGCGCGCCGCGCATCCATGCGCTGTCCGATGTGGTGACGATGGTGTCGCTGCCCTGTGCGCGCGGCGCGTACAACGCGATCAATGCCGTGTTCCTGATCGAGGATGGCGAAGCGCGCCCCGCGCCGTTCGATGCCGACCCGTCGATGAGCCCGGAGGACGGCGCGGTGCCAACGATCACCAACGGCGAATTCGCCAACGGCATCTTCGACAGCTTCGCCAAGGGGCGCGGTCTGGGCGACTGCGGCATCGCGCAGAAATTCGCATGGGACGGCGAACGCTTCCGCCTGGTCGAACAGTCCGAAATGCCCGAATGCCGCGGCAGCAGCGATACCATCCCTACCTTCCGGGCGCAGGTAGAGCGCACCGGCGGCGATTAA
- the egtB gene encoding ergothioneine biosynthesis protein EgtB yields MRTKLSLHAHPVGLADRFRSVRDLSAALVSRLSDADASVQSMADASPAKWHLAHTTWFFETFVLRDHVPGYVLHDARFPFLFNSYYEAEGQRHARDRRGMITRPHLDEVLGYRAAVDAAVLDALDALPDVARDLVALGCHHEEQHQELLLTDILHLFAQNPIAPAIWEGARKVPVQMPGPMGWIECGAQVTEIGHDGDGFAFDCEAPRHATLLSAHAIADRTVTNGEWAAFIADGGYADPRHWLADGWAWVKADAIDAPLYWERAEDGGWTRFGLDGRRAIDPAAPVTHVSFFEADAYASWAGARLPTEAEWEAAAAGYDPAVGNLLDAAGPVEPRPSADGPAFFGDVWEWTGSAYRPYPGFRAAEGAVGEYNGKFMSGQFVLRGGSCASPRGHVRASYRNFFYPHQRWQFTGVRLAKDL; encoded by the coding sequence ATGCGAACGAAATTGAGCCTTCATGCGCATCCTGTCGGTCTCGCGGATCGCTTCCGCAGCGTCCGCGATCTCAGCGCGGCGCTGGTCTCCCGTCTGTCCGATGCGGATGCCAGCGTGCAGTCGATGGCGGATGCGTCACCGGCCAAGTGGCACCTTGCGCACACGACGTGGTTTTTCGAGACGTTCGTGCTGCGTGACCATGTCCCGGGCTATGTGCTCCACGACGCGCGCTTTCCGTTCCTGTTCAACAGCTATTACGAGGCCGAGGGACAGCGGCACGCGCGCGACCGTCGCGGCATGATCACGCGGCCGCACCTGGACGAGGTGCTCGGCTATCGCGCTGCGGTCGATGCGGCGGTACTCGATGCGCTCGACGCGCTTCCCGATGTGGCGCGCGATCTGGTGGCGCTAGGTTGCCATCACGAAGAGCAGCACCAGGAATTGCTGCTGACCGATATCCTGCACCTGTTCGCGCAGAACCCGATCGCGCCCGCGATCTGGGAAGGCGCGCGCAAGGTGCCGGTGCAGATGCCAGGACCGATGGGCTGGATCGAGTGCGGCGCGCAAGTGACCGAGATCGGCCATGATGGCGATGGTTTTGCGTTCGATTGCGAAGCTCCGCGCCATGCCACCCTGCTCAGCGCACACGCGATCGCCGACCGCACCGTGACCAACGGCGAATGGGCCGCGTTCATTGCCGATGGCGGCTATGCCGATCCGCGCCACTGGCTCGCCGATGGCTGGGCTTGGGTAAAGGCCGACGCGATTGATGCACCGCTCTATTGGGAGCGGGCAGAGGACGGCGGCTGGACGCGGTTCGGCCTCGACGGGCGCCGCGCGATCGATCCGGCGGCGCCGGTCACCCATGTCAGTTTCTTCGAAGCGGACGCCTATGCCAGCTGGGCGGGGGCGCGCCTGCCCACCGAGGCCGAATGGGAAGCGGCGGCGGCGGGGTACGACCCGGCCGTCGGAAACCTGCTCGACGCGGCCGGACCCGTCGAGCCGCGCCCGTCGGCAGACGGCCCCGCTTTCTTCGGCGATGTCTGGGAATGGACCGGCAGCGCCTATCGCCCTTATCCCGGCTTCCGCGCCGCCGAGGGCGCCGTCGGCGAATATAACGGCAAGTTCATGTCGGGCCAGTTCGTGCTGCGCGGCGGTTCGTGCGCGAGCCCGCGCGGGCATGTTCGCGCCAGCTATCGCAACTTCTTCTATCCGCACCAGCGCTGGCAGTTCACCGGCGTGCGGCTCGCAAAGGATCTCTGA
- a CDS encoding cob(I)yrinic acid a,c-diamide adenosyltransferase: protein MVKLNRIYTRTGDDGSTGLVDGSRVSKADLRMAAIGDVDEANSALGVAIAVLTPGALADLLTSVQNDLFDLGADIATPGDDFAPSTTSLRIVQAQVDRIEAAIDFHNAALEPLTSFILPGGAPAAAALHLARSIVRRAERSLVAACSAMPVNPVALTYVNRLSDLLFIAARAVNKTADGDVLWVPGASRA from the coding sequence CTGGTCAAGCTCAACCGCATCTATACCCGCACCGGCGACGACGGCAGCACCGGGCTGGTCGATGGGTCGCGCGTGTCGAAGGCCGATCTGCGAATGGCGGCGATCGGCGATGTCGACGAAGCCAATTCGGCCCTGGGAGTGGCGATCGCGGTGCTGACGCCGGGCGCGCTCGCCGACCTGTTGACGAGCGTGCAGAACGATCTGTTCGACCTAGGTGCCGACATTGCCACGCCGGGGGACGACTTCGCCCCGTCCACGACCAGTCTGCGCATCGTCCAGGCGCAGGTCGATCGCATCGAGGCGGCAATCGATTTCCATAACGCCGCGCTGGAACCGCTGACGAGCTTCATCCTGCCGGGCGGTGCGCCGGCGGCCGCGGCGCTGCATCTGGCGCGATCGATCGTGCGCCGTGCGGAACGGAGCTTGGTAGCTGCCTGTAGCGCGATGCCGGTCAACCCGGTGGCGCTAACCTATGTCAATCGTCTGTCGGATTTGCTGTTCATCGCCGCACGAGCGGTGAACAAAACAGCGGATGGCGACGTTCTGTGGGTACCGGGGGCATCGCGCGCCTAG